Proteins encoded by one window of Arachis hypogaea cultivar Tifrunner chromosome 1, arahy.Tifrunner.gnm2.J5K5, whole genome shotgun sequence:
- the LOC112723583 gene encoding uncharacterized protein, whose translation MAGQILNALFDSGASHLFIAFKKASELGLKIVVLGYDLKVYNSTHEVMVTRLGYSQVSFRVKQRDFVHDLIFLPMTGLDLTLGLDWLSKNCVLLNCFEKSLHFMPERSEGPVVVNGCYLNYVVVNCSGEECQGVMLLAANVSGEEQDLE comes from the coding sequence atggctggtcagaTTTTAAATGCCTTGTTTGATTCTGGAGCATCACATTTATTCATTGCATTTAAGAAGGCtagtgagttaggattgaagattgtggtTTTAGGCTATGACTTGAAGGTGTATAATTCCACCCATGAAgtcatggtaactaggctaggatatTCTCAAGTTTCATTTAGggtcaagcagcgtgattttgtacATGACTTGATTTTTTTGCCGATGACCGGTCTTGATCTTaccttgggattggactggttatctaagaattgTGTCTTGTTAAACTGCTTTGAGAAATCGTTGCATTTCATGCCGGAAAGATCGgaagggccggttgtggtgaaCGGTTGCTACTTGAACTATGTGGTAGTAAATTGTTCAGGGGAGGAATGTCAAGGTGTTATGCTGTTAGCTGCGAATGTGTCGGGTGAGGAACAAGACTTAGAGTAA